In Aptenodytes patagonicus chromosome 12, bAptPat1.pri.cur, whole genome shotgun sequence, a genomic segment contains:
- the NME5 gene encoding nucleoside diphosphate kinase homolog 5 — MQMLMPEPQIFVERTLALIKPDVVDKEEEIEDLILRSGFLIVQKRKLQLSPEQCSNFYADQYGKMFFPNLTAYMSSGPLVAMVLARHCAVSYWKELLGPSNSIRARRTHPYSLRAIYGTDGLRNALHGSLSISSAEREIRFMFPEVILEPIPAGQRARDYLNLCVKPTLLAGLTALCKEKPADPMTWLADWLIEHNPNKPRLHHQITEEEHQG, encoded by the exons ATGCAGATGCTAATGCCCGAACCTCAGATTTTTGTGGAAAGAACTCTGGCCCTCATCAAACCAGATGTTGTtgataaagaagaagaaatagagGATCTCATTCTCCGATCAGGATTCCTGATCGTTCAG AAACGGAAGCTCCAGTTAAGCCCAGAGCAATGTAGCAACTTCTATGCAGACCAATacggaaaaatgttttttcctaatTTAACAGCCTATATGAGTTCTGGACCTTTAGTTGCTATGGTGCTTGCCAGACATTGTGCAGTCTCATACTGGAAGGAATTGCTTGGACCATCAAACAGCATAAGGGCTAGGAGAACTCACCCTTACAG CTTAAGAGCAATCTACGGGACTGATGGTCTGAGGAATGCACTTCACGGCAGTCTCAGCATTTcctcagcagaaagagaaattcGATTCATGTTTCCAGAAG TGATCTTGGAGCCAATTCCGGCTGGACAAAGAGCTAGGGATTACCTGAACCTTTGTGTGAAGCCTACCTTACTAGCTGGGCTCACTGCACTGTGTAAAGAGAAGCCAGCAGATCCAATG ACTTGGCTTGCTGACTGGTTGATTGAACACAATCCCAATAAACCCAGGCTACATCATCAGATCACTGAGGAGGAGCATCAGGGGTGA
- the HNRNPAB gene encoding heterogeneous nuclear ribonucleoprotein A/B isoform X1, protein MSEAEQQLAAAAGATQNGHEAAESAGEQQAETGGAPAAAGAAAAAATAGTAAAGAGPAAGTAGAAASQNGAEGDQINASKNEEDAGKMFVGGLSWDTSKKDLKDYFTKFGEVTDCTIKMDPNTGRSRGFGFILFKEPGSVEKVLEQKEHRLDGRLIDPKKAMAMKKDPVKKIFVGGLNPEATEEKIREYFGEFGEIEAIELPMDPKTNKRRGFVFITFKEEDPVKKVLEKKFHNVSGSKCEIKVAQPKEVYQQQQFSSGGGRGSYGGRGRGGRGGAQSQNWNQGYGNYWNQGYGNQGYGYQQGYGGYGGYDYSGYGYYGYGPGYDYSQGSANYGKTPRRGGHQNNYKPY, encoded by the exons ATGTCCGAAGCGGAGCAGCAGttggcggccgccgccggcgccACCCAGAACGGGCACGAAGCGGCCGAGAGCGCCGGAGAGCAGCAGGCCGAAACCGGcggggctccggcggcggcgggcgcggcggcagcggcggcgacGGCGGGAACGGCGGCGGCAGGAGCCGGACCGGCGGCGGGAACAGCGGGGGCGGCCGCCAGCCAGAACGGAGCCGAAGGCGACCAGATCAACGCCAGCAAGAACGAGGAGGACGCGGG GAAGATGTTCGTTGGTGGCCTCAGTTGGGATACAAGCAAAAAAGACTTGAAAGATTACTTCACCAAGTTTGGTGAGGTAACCGACTGTACGATAAAGATGGACCCTAACACAGGAAGATCCAGAGGCTTTGGATTTATTCTCTTCAAAGAACCTGGGAGTGTTGAAAAG GTCCTGGAACAGAAAGAACACAGGCTAGATGGACGACTAATTGACCCCAAGAAGGCCATGGCAATGAAAAAGGAtccagtgaagaaaatatttgttggTGGACTAAACCCAGAAGCCACAGAAGAGAAAATCAGGGAATACTTTGGAGAGTTTGGAGAG ATTGAAGCAATTGAACTTCCAATGGATCCAAAGACCAACAAAAGGAGGGGGTTTGTGTTCATCACTTTCAAGGAAGAGGATCCGGTGAAGAAGGTTTTGGAGAAGAAATTCCATAACGTCAGTGGAAGCAAG tgcgAGATTAAGGTAGCACAGCCAAAAGAAGTATACCAGCAGCAACAGTTCAGTAGTGGTGGAGGAAGAGGTAGCTatggaggaagaggcagaggtgGAAGAGGCGGCG CTCAAAGTCAAAATTGGAATCAAGGTTATGGCAATTACTGGAACCAGGGTTATGGGAATCAAGGATACGGCTATCAGCAAGGTTATGGTGGCTATGGAGGCTATGATTATTCAGGATATGGGTATTATGGATATGGACCAGGCTATGATTACA GTCAAGGCAGTGCAAATTATGGGAAGACACCAAGACGTGGTGGTCATCAGAATAACTACAAGCCATATTGA
- the HNRNPAB gene encoding heterogeneous nuclear ribonucleoprotein A/B isoform X2 — protein MSEAEQQLAAAAGATQNGHEAAESAGEQQAETGGAPAAAGAAAAAATAGTAAAGAGPAAGTAGAAASQNGAEGDQINASKNEEDAGKMFVGGLSWDTSKKDLKDYFTKFGEVTDCTIKMDPNTGRSRGFGFILFKEPGSVEKVLEQKEHRLDGRLIDPKKAMAMKKDPVKKIFVGGLNPEATEEKIREYFGEFGEIEAIELPMDPKTNKRRGFVFITFKEEDPVKKVLEKKFHNVSGSKCEIKVAQPKEVYQQQQFSSGGGRGSYGGRGRGGRGGGQGSANYGKTPRRGGHQNNYKPY, from the exons ATGTCCGAAGCGGAGCAGCAGttggcggccgccgccggcgccACCCAGAACGGGCACGAAGCGGCCGAGAGCGCCGGAGAGCAGCAGGCCGAAACCGGcggggctccggcggcggcgggcgcggcggcagcggcggcgacGGCGGGAACGGCGGCGGCAGGAGCCGGACCGGCGGCGGGAACAGCGGGGGCGGCCGCCAGCCAGAACGGAGCCGAAGGCGACCAGATCAACGCCAGCAAGAACGAGGAGGACGCGGG GAAGATGTTCGTTGGTGGCCTCAGTTGGGATACAAGCAAAAAAGACTTGAAAGATTACTTCACCAAGTTTGGTGAGGTAACCGACTGTACGATAAAGATGGACCCTAACACAGGAAGATCCAGAGGCTTTGGATTTATTCTCTTCAAAGAACCTGGGAGTGTTGAAAAG GTCCTGGAACAGAAAGAACACAGGCTAGATGGACGACTAATTGACCCCAAGAAGGCCATGGCAATGAAAAAGGAtccagtgaagaaaatatttgttggTGGACTAAACCCAGAAGCCACAGAAGAGAAAATCAGGGAATACTTTGGAGAGTTTGGAGAG ATTGAAGCAATTGAACTTCCAATGGATCCAAAGACCAACAAAAGGAGGGGGTTTGTGTTCATCACTTTCAAGGAAGAGGATCCGGTGAAGAAGGTTTTGGAGAAGAAATTCCATAACGTCAGTGGAAGCAAG tgcgAGATTAAGGTAGCACAGCCAAAAGAAGTATACCAGCAGCAACAGTTCAGTAGTGGTGGAGGAAGAGGTAGCTatggaggaagaggcagaggtgGAAGAGGCGGCG GTCAAGGCAGTGCAAATTATGGGAAGACACCAAGACGTGGTGGTCATCAGAATAACTACAAGCCATATTGA
- the PHYKPL gene encoding 5-phosphohydroxy-L-lysine phospho-lyase: MRPAQRSRQETLALRRQLIGSSCKLFFSNDPVKIVKAKGQYMYDENGRRYLDCINNVAHVGHCHPDIVKAAHEQNQLLNTNSRYLHDNLVNYAERLSKTLPKKLCIFYFLNSGSEANDLALRLARQYTKHEDVIVLDHAYHGHLTSLIDISPYKFRNLEGQKEWVHVAPVPDTYRGLYREDHEDSVTAYANEVKNIIEQAHKRGRKVAAFFVESLPSVGGQIIPPAGYFQKVAEHMHKAGGVFIADEIQVGFGRVGKHFWAFQLQGEDFIPDIVTMGKPIGNGHPIACVATTKEIAEAFAATGVEYFNTFGGNPVSCAIGLAVLDVIEKEHLQAHATEVGNFLMKLLKEQKIKHPIIGDVRGSGLFIGVDLIKDQAERTPATAEAEYLITRLKEEYILLSTDGPGRNVLKFKPPMCFNMEDAKFVVDTIDKLLTDMEKECLNQQKTSTCST; this comes from the exons CTCTTCTTGcaagctgtttttttctaatgatCCAGTGAAGATCGTAAAGGCAAAAGGCCAGTATATGTATGATGAGAATGGAAGACGGTACCTTGACTGCATAAACAATGTTGCTCATG TTGGACATTGTCACCCTGATATAGTAAAAGCAGCCCATGAACAAAATCAATTGTTAAATACAAATTCTCGTTATCTTCATGACAACTTGGTCAATTATGCAGAGAGACTTTCAAAAACGCTGCCCAAGAAGTTatgcatcttttattttttgaattCAGG ATCTGAAGCTAACGATCTTGCCCTAAGATTGGCACGACAGTATACAAAACATGAAGATGTTATAGTTTTAGACCA TGCTTACCATGGACATCTGACATCCTTGATTGACATAAGCCCATATAAATTCAGGAATCTAGAAGGACAAAAGGAATGGGTCCACGTG GCTCCTGTTCCAGACACATACAGAGGACTTTATAGAGAAGACCATGAAGATTCAGTAACCGCCTATGctaatgaagtaaaaaatattatTGAGCAAGCACATAAGAGAGGCAGAAAG GTTGCTGCATTTTTTGTTGAATCTCTGCCAAGCGTGGGTGGTCAGATCATTCCACCAGCAGGCTATTTTCAGAAGGTTGCAGA GCACATGCACAAGGCAGGAGGTGTATTTATTGCTGATGAAATTCAAGTTGGTTTTGGCAGAGTCGGCAAGCACTTTTGGGCATTCCAGCTTCAAGGAGAAGATTTTATACCTGATATTGTCACTATGGGGAAACCAATAGGAAATGGGCACCCTATTGCCTGTgtagcaacaacaaaagaaattgcagaagCATTTGCAGCCACAGGAGTAGAGTATTTTAATACA TTTGGAGGAAACCCTGTTTCATGTGCGATTGGATTAGCTGTGTTAGATGTGATTGAGAAGGAACACCTTCAGGCTCATGCCACAGAAGTAGGAAACTTCTTGATGAAGCTACTCAAGGAGCAGAAAATCAAGCATCCCATCATTGGTGATGTCAG gggTTCTGGCTTATTCATTGGAGTGGACTTAATCAAGGATCAAGCAGAAAGGACCCCGGCCACAGCAGAAGCAGAGTATCTCATAACAAG ACTTAAGGAAGAATATATTCTACTGAGCACAGATGGGCCAGGAAGAAATGTGCTTAAATTCAAGCCTCCAATGTGCTTCAATATGGAGGATGCAAAATTTGTTGTGGACACAATTGACAAACTACTAACAG ATATGGAAAAAGAATGTCTGAACCAACAGAAAACATCCACTTGTTCTACCTGA